From a single Nostoc sp. MS1 genomic region:
- a CDS encoding PAS domain S-box protein: MSIEELNQELTSLQQRLKEVETANAQLCNELLECNIQLQQEINERQQVEEKLQTAQRFMYSIIQTMPVAVFVKDATDLRFLLCNRAAEELAGVSAEEILGKNDYDLFPKEEADFFTQRDQEALTSKKVVEIPEEVIHTKNGETRILHIKKTPIFDAQGQPQYLLVIREDITKHKQAQAALAASEVKFRSLVENANDAIYALTLEGVFTYLSPNFTDMFGYEVSEFLGQSFVPIIHPEDVPTCIAFLNKVAQTGKKQAGLEVRVKRKDGTYGWITSNSSPVIDTNGQVAGFQGITRDITERKKTEEALLRISKAVESVSDAIGIADPTGKSIYQNPAFIQLFGYTVDELNVAGGPVAIFTNPEETKIIFNTINSGQSWRGEVTMQSSTGRIIQIDLRADAIKDAQNNIIALVGIHTDITERKQAEAKLKQQAIELEQTLKKLQKTQSHLIQSEKMSSLGQLVAGVAHEINNPVNFIYGNLTHATSYTRELLNLLELYQENYPNPVLKIQKEIKNIDLDFLIEDLPKLLSSMELGAERIRQIVASLRTFSRLDEAELKAVDIHQGIDSTLMILEHRLKKKSDHPQIKVIKDYGNLPLVECYAGQLNQVFMNILANAIDALEDSLIQGKLTNDQPQIRICTQELISQQIMICISDNGLGIPEQVKQRLFDPFFTTKPVGKGTGLGLSISYQIITERHGGSLKCISSPNQGSEFIIQIPIEQSNKK; this comes from the coding sequence ATGTCGATTGAAGAGTTAAACCAAGAGTTAACGAGCTTACAGCAACGCCTTAAAGAAGTAGAGACAGCTAATGCACAACTGTGCAACGAACTTTTAGAATGTAACATTCAATTACAGCAGGAAATTAACGAAAGGCAACAGGTAGAAGAGAAACTGCAAACGGCCCAACGTTTCATGTATTCTATTATTCAAACAATGCCTGTAGCGGTCTTTGTTAAAGATGCGACTGATCTACGATTTTTGCTATGTAATCGAGCGGCTGAAGAATTGGCAGGTGTTAGCGCAGAAGAAATTTTGGGTAAGAACGACTATGACTTATTTCCCAAAGAAGAAGCCGATTTTTTTACCCAGAGAGATCAAGAAGCACTGACTAGCAAAAAAGTTGTAGAGATTCCAGAAGAAGTAATTCACACAAAAAACGGCGAAACCCGTATTCTACATATTAAAAAAACTCCCATTTTCGATGCTCAAGGTCAGCCCCAATATTTGCTAGTAATTCGAGAAGATATCACAAAGCATAAACAAGCTCAAGCTGCTCTGGCAGCCAGTGAAGTAAAATTCCGTAGTTTGGTAGAAAACGCCAATGATGCAATTTATGCTCTGACATTAGAAGGTGTATTTACTTATCTTTCTCCCAACTTTACGGATATGTTTGGATATGAAGTATCAGAATTTTTGGGGCAATCTTTCGTACCAATTATTCATCCAGAAGATGTACCAACTTGTATAGCCTTCCTGAACAAAGTTGCTCAAACAGGTAAAAAACAAGCTGGACTTGAGGTAAGAGTTAAACGCAAAGATGGCACTTACGGTTGGATTACATCTAATAGCTCACCTGTGATAGATACTAATGGACAGGTGGCTGGTTTTCAAGGCATCACGCGAGACATTACTGAGCGCAAAAAAACAGAAGAAGCCTTACTACGCATTAGTAAAGCTGTTGAAAGTGTAAGTGATGCTATTGGTATAGCAGATCCAACAGGTAAGTCAATTTATCAGAATCCTGCCTTTATCCAATTATTTGGTTATACAGTTGATGAGCTTAATGTTGCTGGCGGCCCCGTAGCTATTTTTACGAATCCAGAGGAAACAAAAATCATCTTTAATACTATTAATAGCGGTCAATCATGGCGTGGTGAAGTCACCATGCAAAGCTCTACTGGCCGTATCATCCAAATTGATTTAAGGGCAGATGCTATTAAAGATGCTCAAAACAATATTATTGCTTTAGTTGGTATCCATACAGATATTACCGAGCGTAAACAAGCAGAAGCTAAACTCAAACAGCAAGCCATCGAACTAGAACAAACTCTTAAAAAACTGCAAAAAACTCAATCCCATCTCATCCAAAGCGAAAAAATGTCATCTTTGGGTCAGTTAGTAGCTGGAGTTGCCCACGAAATCAATAATCCAGTTAATTTTATTTACGGCAACCTTACTCACGCTACTAGTTATACCCGTGAACTACTAAATTTACTGGAACTTTACCAGGAAAACTACCCAAATCCTGTACTGAAAATTCAAAAAGAAATTAAGAATATTGACCTCGATTTTTTAATAGAGGACTTGCCAAAACTACTTTCTTCAATGGAATTAGGCGCAGAACGTATCCGTCAAATTGTAGCTTCTCTGCGTACTTTTTCGCGGTTAGATGAAGCTGAGTTAAAAGCAGTAGATATTCATCAAGGAATTGACAGTACTTTGATGATTTTAGAACATAGGTTAAAAAAGAAATCCGATCATCCGCAAATTAAAGTTATTAAAGATTATGGCAATTTACCTTTAGTTGAGTGTTATGCAGGACAGCTAAATCAAGTATTTATGAATATTTTGGCAAATGCGATCGATGCGTTGGAAGATTCATTAATTCAAGGAAAATTGACAAATGATCAACCACAAATTCGGATTTGTACTCAAGAACTAATTTCTCAACAAATAATGATTTGTATCAGCGATAATGGGCTAGGTATTCCAGAACAAGTTAAACAAAGATTATTTGACCCTTTTTTTACTACTAAACCTGTGGGTAAGGGTACAGGTTTAGGTTTATCGATTAGCTATCAAATTATTACTGAACGACATGGTGGTTCACTAAAGTGTATTTCATCTCCCAATCAAGGATCAGAATTTATCATTCAAATTCCTATTGAACAGTCTAATAAGAAGTAA
- a CDS encoding AbrB/MazE/SpoVT family DNA-binding domain-containing protein — protein MPRSTITTKGQVTIPKEIREYLNLDTGSKVDFVIDENGIVKLIPLNVPIQSLSGILHRPGIKSATIEEMETAIQEGASDWT, from the coding sequence ATGCCTCGTTCAACGATCACGACTAAGGGACAAGTAACTATTCCTAAAGAAATCAGAGAGTACCTTAACTTGGATACAGGTAGCAAGGTTGATTTTGTCATTGATGAAAATGGAATAGTTAAACTAATTCCTCTGAATGTCCCTATCCAAAGCTTATCCGGTATCTTACATCGTCCGGGGATAAAAAGTGCAACCATAGAAGAAATGGAAACGGCAATTCAAGAAGGTGCAAGTGATTGGACTTGA
- a CDS encoding PIN domain-containing protein, which yields MIGLDTNILVRYLTKDDENQWMQATEIIEGGEQCFITNIVLCELTWVLRNKPYQFNKTEITHTIELMLQCEIFELENRSVVYQALQRFKQGNADFSDYLIGAIAQNYNCSSTATFDKKLRNEKGFNLFE from the coding sequence GTGATTGGACTTGATACAAATATTTTAGTGCGCTACCTAACGAAAGATGATGAAAATCAGTGGATGCAGGCGACTGAAATTATCGAAGGAGGAGAGCAATGTTTTATTACTAATATAGTTCTGTGCGAATTAACTTGGGTTTTACGAAATAAACCTTATCAATTTAATAAAACAGAAATTACTCACACTATCGAGTTAATGCTACAATGTGAGATATTTGAGCTAGAGAATCGCTCTGTAGTTTATCAAGCATTACAAAGATTTAAACAAGGAAATGCGGATTTTTCTGATTATTTAATTGGGGCTATCGCTCAAAACTATAATTGTAGTTCAACAGCAACATTTGACAAAAAGTTACGCAATGAAAAAGGATTTAATTTATTTGAGTAA
- a CDS encoding outer membrane protein assembly factor, which yields MRISSAAIFTLTTLAATNATQQATAAPTTNSTPATANQNLVVPVVEETPVKLPTVASPETDVTPQFSQKSPVIAQNAPVVIPSTPRPVVPPAPKPATMVNELVVTAIDVQIVGATPELQQVIRQVIKTQTGGDTSQNQLQTDVAAILQTGLFTNATVNSRTTLSGLNVVYQVQPVIVRSLQLNGAKALTYSVAQPSFQPQIGKPISPEALKQAVQQINKWYADNGYNLARILSIEPSREGILNVNVAEGLVSDIKFRFVNDEGKPTDGRTKPDFLRQQLKLQTGQVFQENVVRQDVQQLYRTGLFQSVNVAFEGDATKLDVIYELKENGARAINLGGSYNSDVGLIGTLNYQDQNIGGKNDTLGVNVGLSRTDLQFDTKFVSPYRDTNSDRLGYTINAFRQRDISDTFDGDVRLANGDKVREGKIGAGFSLQRPIDGWNTSLGLNYNRVSISDRQGNITPTDAKGNPLSVSGTGVDDLTTVSFTATKDQRDNPINPTKGSVISVSTEQSVPIGQGNISMNRIKANYSQYVPVNIFKTPTPQVFALNVQAGTVLGTLPPYETFNLGGSNSVRGYDAGSVGSGRSYVLASAEYRFPIVPVVGGVLFADFASDLGSGDTVLGDPAGVRGKPGSGFGYGAGLRVDSPLGLIRADYGINDQGESRVQLGIGQKF from the coding sequence ATGCGTATTTCTTCGGCGGCAATATTTACTTTAACTACCTTAGCGGCTACTAATGCTACTCAACAAGCTACGGCTGCACCTACTACAAATTCTACACCAGCTACAGCAAATCAGAACTTAGTTGTGCCTGTAGTGGAGGAAACGCCTGTTAAGTTGCCAACTGTAGCATCACCAGAAACAGATGTAACTCCCCAATTTTCCCAAAAATCTCCAGTTATTGCTCAAAATGCTCCCGTTGTCATTCCTTCTACACCTCGTCCTGTTGTCCCGCCTGCGCCTAAACCTGCAACGATGGTAAACGAGTTAGTTGTGACAGCAATAGATGTCCAAATAGTAGGTGCAACGCCAGAATTACAGCAAGTTATCCGCCAAGTAATTAAAACTCAAACTGGTGGCGATACTAGCCAAAACCAATTACAAACAGATGTAGCCGCAATTTTACAGACGGGTTTATTTACTAATGCAACTGTCAACAGCCGCACTACACTATCTGGATTAAATGTAGTGTATCAGGTGCAGCCTGTAATTGTGCGATCGCTTCAACTCAATGGTGCAAAAGCCTTGACTTACTCAGTAGCACAGCCCAGTTTTCAGCCTCAAATTGGCAAACCCATCAGCCCGGAAGCACTCAAACAAGCAGTACAGCAAATCAATAAATGGTATGCCGATAATGGTTATAATTTGGCGCGGATATTATCAATTGAACCCAGCCGAGAAGGTATTTTAAATGTTAACGTCGCTGAAGGTTTGGTAAGTGATATCAAATTCCGCTTTGTCAACGATGAGGGAAAGCCTACAGACGGACGGACTAAACCAGATTTTTTACGCCAACAACTCAAACTCCAAACCGGACAAGTCTTTCAAGAAAATGTAGTTAGGCAAGATGTACAGCAGTTGTATCGTACTGGCTTATTTCAAAGTGTGAATGTTGCCTTTGAAGGAGATGCGACAAAACTAGATGTGATTTATGAACTTAAGGAAAATGGCGCACGGGCGATTAATTTGGGCGGTAGCTATAACAGCGATGTGGGATTAATTGGTACTTTGAACTATCAAGACCAAAATATCGGCGGTAAAAATGATACCTTGGGTGTGAATGTGGGGTTGAGTCGGACTGATTTGCAGTTTGATACTAAGTTTGTTAGTCCTTATCGTGACACAAATAGCGATCGCCTGGGTTACACAATCAATGCTTTCCGACAACGTGATATTTCCGACACCTTTGACGGTGATGTGAGGTTAGCCAACGGTGATAAAGTGCGAGAAGGTAAAATTGGCGCAGGTTTCAGCTTACAAAGACCTATCGATGGTTGGAATACTTCTCTAGGACTTAATTATAACCGTGTGAGTATTAGCGATCGTCAAGGTAATATCACCCCCACCGATGCAAAAGGAAATCCTTTATCTGTTAGTGGTACTGGTGTGGATGACTTAACTACTGTATCTTTTACTGCAACCAAAGACCAACGCGATAACCCCATCAACCCCACAAAAGGGTCAGTAATTAGCGTTAGTACAGAACAGTCTGTACCCATCGGACAGGGCAATATTTCGATGAATCGCATTAAAGCAAATTACAGCCAGTATGTACCAGTAAATATCTTCAAAACTCCCACACCCCAAGTATTTGCCTTAAATGTACAAGCTGGGACAGTCCTTGGTACTTTACCACCCTATGAAACCTTTAACTTGGGTGGTTCTAACTCTGTCCGTGGCTATGATGCAGGGAGTGTAGGTAGTGGACGCAGTTATGTATTAGCCTCGGCTGAATATCGCTTTCCCATAGTTCCGGTAGTTGGGGGTGTGCTGTTCGCAGACTTTGCTTCTGACTTAGGTTCCGGCGACACCGTTTTAGGAGATCCGGCTGGTGTACGCGGTAAACCCGGTTCTGGTTTTGGTTATGGTGCAGGCTTGCGTGTAGACTCACCCTTGGGTTTAATTCGCGCCGACTACGGTATTAACGATCAAGGGGAAAGTCGAGTACAGTTAGGGATAGGGCAAAAGTTTTAA
- a CDS encoding lipid-A-disaccharide synthase-related protein — translation MSDVSRLYPTSNSPTRTSRLQLLVLSNGHGEDIIAVRILQELLQQANPADIYALPLVGEGRAYQNLNIPLIGAVRTMPSGGFIYMDSRQLARDVRGGLLQLTWSQIQATRRWVSSQKKLGNKHAVLAVGDIVPLLFAYISGANYAFVGTAKSEYYVRDEVGLLPRKSKAARWENFSGSIYHPWERWLMSRRRCRAVFPRDGLTTQILKNWSIPAVDVGNPMMDGLEPRVSPQLFYMANARYQEMDRPLVITLLPGSREPEAYNNWRVIMTAVSALMASFQERDTFLPNSGSVVFMGAIAPGLDLNTLAQTVQSQGWRTHPDLPLPLQDGDALIFKQRNAHLVLTQQSYNECLHWGDVAIAMAGTATEQFIGLGKPAIAMPGEGPQYNPGFAEAQSRLLGLSLILVEEPVQVAQAVRSLFTNPDSLHIIRENGVRRMGKPGAAGRIADYLVEKFGHYINS, via the coding sequence ATGAGTGATGTGTCTCGTTTATATCCAACTTCTAACTCACCCACCCGAACCTCTCGGTTACAATTACTAGTATTAAGTAATGGTCATGGTGAAGATATAATTGCTGTCCGCATTTTGCAGGAATTGCTGCAACAAGCGAACCCGGCAGATATTTATGCGTTACCCCTGGTAGGTGAAGGACGGGCTTACCAGAACTTAAATATCCCCCTGATTGGTGCAGTACGTACCATGCCTTCTGGTGGCTTTATCTATATGGATAGCCGACAATTGGCGCGGGATGTACGCGGGGGTTTATTGCAACTTACCTGGAGTCAAATTCAAGCGACGCGGCGTTGGGTAAGTTCGCAAAAAAAATTAGGTAACAAACACGCTGTTTTAGCGGTAGGCGATATTGTCCCTTTGCTGTTTGCCTATATCAGTGGTGCTAACTACGCTTTTGTTGGGACAGCGAAATCAGAATATTATGTGCGGGATGAGGTGGGGTTACTACCAAGGAAATCAAAAGCAGCACGTTGGGAAAACTTTTCTGGCTCAATTTATCATCCGTGGGAACGTTGGTTAATGAGTCGTCGCCGTTGTCGTGCGGTGTTTCCTAGAGATGGATTAACTACGCAAATATTAAAAAATTGGTCGATTCCGGCTGTTGATGTAGGTAATCCGATGATGGATGGTTTGGAACCAAGAGTTTCACCACAATTATTTTACATGGCGAATGCTCGTTATCAAGAGATGGATAGACCTTTGGTAATTACCCTCCTCCCAGGTTCCCGTGAACCAGAGGCTTATAATAATTGGCGGGTAATTATGACGGCTGTCTCTGCGTTAATGGCAAGTTTTCAAGAGCGAGACACATTTTTACCCAATTCTGGTAGTGTGGTATTTATGGGAGCGATCGCACCTGGGTTAGACTTAAATACACTCGCCCAAACTGTGCAATCTCAAGGTTGGCGCACTCATCCAGATTTACCACTACCGTTACAAGATGGGGATGCGTTGATATTTAAGCAAAGAAACGCCCATTTAGTCTTAACTCAACAATCATATAATGAATGTTTGCATTGGGGGGATGTGGCGATCGCTATGGCAGGTACGGCTACAGAACAGTTTATTGGCTTAGGTAAACCTGCGATCGCTATGCCTGGGGAGGGGCCACAATATAACCCTGGATTTGCCGAGGCTCAAAGTAGGTTATTAGGCTTATCCTTAATTCTAGTTGAGGAACCTGTGCAAGTTGCACAAGCAGTGCGATCGCTTTTCACCAATCCCGACAGCTTACACATCATCAGGGAAAATGGAGTACGTCGTATGGGAAAACCAGGTGCAGCAGGCCGTATCGCTGATTATTTAGTAGAAAAATTTGGACATTATATCAATTCATAA
- a CDS encoding carbonic anhydrase produces MPIKRIIAGLNEFHDNYFVAHRELFEHLSHGQNPEVLFITCSDSRIDPFLITQSQPGDLFVIRNVGNIIPPYGRLNNGEAAGIEYAVEALGVRDVVICGHSHCGAMKGLLQIGNLAQQMPSVYEWLRYHAEPTRRLVMDNYQGYPHEKLLRITIEQNVLTQIEHLETYPIIRSKLHSNQLTLHAWIYEIETGEVFAYDAEDGKFRVIENRPFPVPNPLIAAHSA; encoded by the coding sequence GTGCCGATTAAACGTATAATTGCTGGGTTAAATGAGTTTCATGATAACTATTTTGTTGCCCATCGTGAGTTATTTGAACATTTGTCCCACGGACAAAATCCAGAAGTCTTGTTTATAACTTGCTCAGATTCAAGAATAGATCCATTTTTAATTACACAAAGCCAACCGGGTGATTTATTTGTTATTCGTAATGTCGGGAATATTATCCCACCTTATGGCAGGTTGAATAATGGTGAAGCTGCGGGAATAGAATATGCGGTTGAGGCTTTAGGTGTAAGAGATGTTGTTATTTGTGGACATTCTCATTGTGGGGCAATGAAAGGATTACTACAAATAGGAAATCTTGCTCAACAAATGCCTTCAGTTTATGAATGGTTAAGATATCATGCTGAACCTACTCGTCGGCTTGTAATGGATAACTATCAAGGTTATCCCCATGAAAAACTGTTGAGAATTACTATTGAACAAAATGTTCTCACACAGATAGAACACTTAGAAACTTATCCTATAATTCGTTCTAAACTTCATAGTAATCAATTAACACTTCATGCTTGGATTTATGAGATTGAAACTGGTGAAGTCTTTGCATATGATGCAGAAGATGGTAAATTTAGAGTTATAGAAAATCGTCCGTTCCCTGTGCCTAATCCCTTAATCGCTGCACATTCAGCTTAG
- a CDS encoding P-II family nitrogen regulator — translation MEAVKKIEIITNSLELPKVLDILDKTGVSGYTVIETVTGKGDRGRVINDLETHTLTNGYVMSICTEKQEQELVEAIQPVIKKYGGVCIVSDAKWIAH, via the coding sequence GTGGAAGCTGTCAAAAAAATAGAAATTATCACCAATTCTTTAGAACTACCCAAAGTTTTGGACATTCTAGATAAAACTGGTGTTTCCGGGTATACAGTAATTGAAACTGTTACAGGAAAAGGAGACAGAGGTAGAGTGATCAACGATTTAGAAACTCATACACTTACGAATGGGTATGTTATGAGCATTTGTACGGAAAAACAGGAACAAGAATTAGTAGAAGCAATTCAACCTGTAATTAAGAAATATGGCGGTGTCTGTATTGTTTCTGATGCCAAATGGATTGCTCATTGA
- a CDS encoding sodium-dependent bicarbonate transport family permease, protein MSSSLILSNILNPPVLFFFLGMLAIFLKSDLEIPQPLPKLFSLYLLLAIGFKGGYEIDESGINPEIALTLLAAIFMASVVPIYSFFVLRVKLDSYNAAAIAATYGSISAVTFITAQSFLKILNIPSGGHMVAALALMESPAIIVGIVLVRLFGQSQDEKEKSEFSWGEVLREAFLNGSVFLLVGSVIVGILTGEKGWEKLHPFTQDIFYGVLAFFLLDMGMVAARRIKDLSHTGSFLIAFSVFIPVANAIFGIILAKLIGISAGNALLFAVLCASASYIAVPAAMRMTVPQANPSLYVSMALALTFPFNIIIGIPLYFNIIKLIGI, encoded by the coding sequence ATGAGTTCCAGCCTGATTTTATCCAATATTTTAAATCCGCCAGTACTGTTCTTCTTTTTAGGAATGCTGGCAATTTTCTTGAAGTCGGATTTAGAAATTCCCCAGCCGTTACCAAAGTTATTCTCTCTATACCTATTACTGGCGATTGGGTTTAAAGGGGGATACGAGATTGATGAAAGTGGCATTAACCCAGAAATTGCATTGACGCTGTTGGCTGCAATATTTATGGCTTCTGTCGTGCCAATATATTCATTTTTTGTACTGAGAGTCAAACTCGATAGTTATAATGCTGCTGCAATAGCTGCTACTTACGGTTCGATTAGCGCTGTCACTTTTATCACAGCACAATCATTCCTGAAAATTCTCAACATTCCTTCAGGCGGACACATGGTAGCCGCTTTAGCCTTGATGGAATCTCCAGCTATTATAGTCGGGATTGTGCTTGTAAGGCTGTTCGGTCAAAGTCAAGACGAAAAAGAAAAAAGTGAATTTTCTTGGGGTGAAGTCCTCAGAGAAGCCTTTTTAAATGGTTCTGTATTCCTCTTAGTTGGGAGCGTGATAGTTGGTATTCTCACAGGCGAAAAAGGCTGGGAAAAATTACACCCCTTTACACAAGATATCTTTTATGGTGTTCTCGCCTTCTTCTTATTGGATATGGGTATGGTAGCAGCAAGACGGATTAAAGATTTGAGTCATACAGGCTCTTTTTTAATCGCGTTTTCGGTATTTATCCCTGTCGCTAATGCAATTTTTGGCATTATTTTAGCCAAACTGATAGGTATTTCCGCAGGTAATGCCCTATTGTTTGCTGTTCTTTGTGCTAGCGCTTCTTATATTGCTGTTCCCGCAGCCATGAGAATGACAGTCCCTCAAGCTAACCCCAGTTTGTATGTTTCAATGGCGTTAGCGCTCACGTTCCCGTTCAATATCATTATTGGGATTCCTCTGTATTTCAACATCATCAAATTAATAGGGATTTAG
- a CDS encoding tetratricopeptide repeat protein → MKLSLCMIVKNESKTLPKCLSSVVNVVDEMIVLDTGSSDRTPHIAKEFGAKVYDFVWCNDFSKARNAALKYVTGDWVLVLDADETLTPTIVPYLKKALTIEEYLLVNLVRQEVGAEQSPYSLVSRLFRNHPEIRFERPYHALVDDSVAAILQKESQWQIGYLEGVAILHAGYQKTAIVENNKYAKAQATMEGFLATHPHDPYVCSKLGALYVEVGKIDQGMELLKRGIAACTEEYEILYELNYHLGIAYSRLKNPQQAITHYQTAIKLPIYPMLKLGAYNNLGSLLKAAGDLTGAKKIYETALKIDSNFAIGHYNLGMICKALGLFTEAIACYQKAIKLKPDYAEAYQNLGVVQLKVGNVQGSITAFKNAIILHEQSNPEEAMRLRQGLREMGLV, encoded by the coding sequence ATGAAACTGAGTTTATGTATGATTGTGAAAAATGAATCCAAAACACTACCGAAGTGCTTAAGTAGTGTTGTCAATGTAGTGGATGAAATGATCGTCCTAGATACAGGCTCTAGCGATCGCACTCCTCATATCGCCAAAGAATTTGGTGCAAAGGTTTATGATTTCGTTTGGTGCAATGATTTCAGTAAAGCCCGCAATGCTGCCTTAAAATATGTTACTGGTGATTGGGTATTAGTTTTAGATGCTGATGAAACCCTGACACCTACAATTGTCCCATATTTAAAAAAGGCACTCACCATAGAAGAATATTTACTCGTTAACCTAGTACGCCAAGAAGTTGGCGCAGAACAATCTCCCTATTCTTTAGTTTCTCGCCTATTTCGCAATCATCCAGAAATTCGCTTTGAGCGTCCCTATCATGCTTTAGTTGATGATAGCGTTGCTGCCATTCTGCAAAAGGAATCCCAGTGGCAAATCGGTTATTTAGAAGGAGTGGCGATTCTTCATGCAGGTTATCAAAAAACTGCCATTGTCGAAAATAACAAATACGCCAAAGCCCAAGCGACAATGGAAGGCTTTCTCGCTACCCATCCCCATGATCCCTATGTATGCAGTAAGTTAGGGGCGTTGTATGTGGAAGTTGGGAAAATTGATCAAGGAATGGAGTTATTAAAGCGCGGTATCGCTGCTTGTACAGAAGAATACGAGATTTTATACGAACTCAACTATCATTTAGGCATTGCTTACAGTCGCCTCAAGAATCCACAACAAGCGATTACCCACTATCAAACCGCGATCAAATTACCCATTTACCCCATGCTCAAGTTAGGAGCATATAACAATTTGGGTAGTTTACTCAAGGCGGCTGGAGATTTAACCGGGGCGAAAAAAATCTACGAAACCGCTTTAAAAATAGACTCTAACTTTGCCATAGGACATTATAACTTGGGGATGATCTGTAAAGCACTAGGTTTATTTACAGAAGCGATCGCCTGTTATCAAAAAGCCATAAAATTAAAGCCAGACTATGCGGAAGCTTATCAAAATTTAGGCGTAGTACAGTTAAAAGTTGGGAATGTCCAAGGCAGTATTACAGCTTTTAAAAATGCCATTATTCTCCATGAACAAAGCAACCCCGAAGAAGCCATGCGCCTGCGTCAAGGATTGCGAGAAATGGGCTTGGTTTAG
- a CDS encoding pyridoxal phosphate-dependent aminotransferase, with protein MKLAARVSQVTPSLTLAIAAKAKAMKAEGIDVCSFSAGEPDFDTPAHIKAAAAKALDEGKTKYGPAAGEPKLKEAIARKLQKDNNLDYKPENVIVTNGGKHSLYNLIVALIDPGDEVIIPSPYWLSYPEMVTLVGGKSVIVPTDASTGYKITPEQLRKAITPKTKLFVLNSPSNPTGMVYTPEEIKALAQVVVDADIYVVSDEIYEKILYDGAQHISIGSLGKEIFDRTLISNGFAKAYSMTGWRLGYLAGPLEIIKAASTIQGHSTSNVCTFAQYGAIAALEDSQDCVEEMRLAFAKRRQVMLDGLNSIPGLSTAKPDGAFYLFPDISKTGLKSLEFCDALIEEHQVAVIPGIAFGADKNIRLSYATDLATIEKGLERLDKFVRSRI; from the coding sequence ATGAAACTGGCAGCAAGAGTAAGTCAGGTAACACCTTCGTTAACCTTAGCGATCGCAGCGAAAGCTAAGGCGATGAAGGCAGAGGGTATAGACGTTTGTAGTTTTAGCGCTGGTGAACCCGATTTTGATACCCCAGCGCATATCAAAGCAGCAGCCGCTAAGGCTTTGGATGAAGGCAAAACCAAGTATGGCCCCGCAGCCGGAGAACCAAAGTTAAAAGAAGCGATCGCCCGTAAGTTGCAAAAAGATAATAATCTGGATTACAAGCCGGAGAATGTCATTGTCACCAACGGCGGTAAGCATTCGCTATATAACTTAATTGTGGCGTTGATTGATCCAGGCGATGAGGTAATTATTCCTTCTCCCTACTGGTTGAGTTACCCTGAAATGGTGACTTTGGTAGGCGGGAAATCGGTAATTGTTCCCACCGATGCGTCCACAGGTTATAAAATCACTCCTGAACAACTGCGAAAAGCCATCACCCCCAAAACCAAGCTATTCGTCCTCAACTCCCCATCTAACCCCACAGGGATGGTGTACACACCAGAGGAAATCAAAGCTTTGGCACAGGTAGTAGTTGATGCAGATATCTATGTTGTCTCCGATGAGATTTACGAAAAAATTCTCTACGATGGCGCACAGCATATCAGCATCGGTTCGCTAGGGAAGGAAATTTTTGACCGTACCTTGATTAGTAACGGCTTTGCTAAAGCTTATTCTATGACAGGGTGGCGACTGGGTTATTTAGCCGGGCCATTGGAAATTATCAAAGCCGCCAGCACCATTCAAGGGCATAGTACATCAAACGTGTGTACCTTTGCTCAATATGGAGCGATCGCCGCTTTGGAAGATTCCCAAGATTGTGTTGAAGAAATGCGTCTAGCCTTCGCTAAACGTCGTCAGGTAATGCTAGACGGACTCAACTCCATTCCTGGCTTGAGTACAGCCAAACCAGACGGTGCATTTTATCTATTCCCCGATATCAGCAAAACTGGGTTGAAATCTCTAGAATTTTGTGATGCGTTGATTGAAGAACATCAGGTTGCAGTCATTCCAGGGATAGCCTTTGGCGCTGATAAAAACATCCGCCTTTCCTACGCCACCGATTTGGCGACAATTGAGAAGGGTTTGGAGAGATTGGATAAATTTGTACGTTCCAGGATTTAA